Within the Heterodontus francisci isolate sHetFra1 chromosome 28, sHetFra1.hap1, whole genome shotgun sequence genome, the region CACATTGCCTGTCAGTGTAGGTACTACTAGTTCAGAGGAAGATGGACACGTTTACTGTAATCATAGGTGCCATTAGTATGAAAGGAACATGGTCACCTCTAGAGTAAGTGATGTCACACCACTATTACAGGGACATCCTGTATCCTCCGGCATAATCGAAGGGTACCACCAGTTCTGGAGGCATATGGCCACCTCTAGTGTGAATGTGGTGTCACTCTAACAAGGATAAGCCTGAAGACCTCTGTTTACATGTAGTGGTCCTACTAGTCTCAGAAAACTATACTCCCCTGTATTGCTGCAGGACCATTTTTATCACAAATATTGCAGTAGTTCTTCTGCTGCCTGATCTACAGGTGTTGAATCAATAGGTTAGAGTGAAGGTCAGCGTCAGGACAATTCGTGCAAAGCGAGCGACATTGGCTGGTCCTGTGGGAATAGGATCCACAGTCATTCAatttgtaaataatgttttaatgCTGTGTTTTTTAAATTGCCTTAGTGTTAATCTTTTCCCTAATTCTGAAATGTCAGAAATCAATTTACCGAGTTTATTTATGAAATGACTGCCAACAATGTTAATTATAATTAAAGCAGATTGACTCCTTGGAGGATTAAAGCGAGTATAAATATAGgttataaaaacaggaaatgctggaatcactcagcatgtctcgcagcatctgtggaaagagaagcagagttaacgtttcgggtctgtgacccttcatcggaatttGAATATTTATTTTATAAATATAGGTTCCCTTGCACAAGTTCAGAAGTGTACCAGTCTTTCAGCTCCTACAGATTCCATCCATTCTCACATAAAATGGGGAAACCAGCTATTCTGCTGATGAAGGACATTTACTACCCGCTTCTCGCATCCCTGGGTGTCCTTGGTGAGCCATCATAAACTATTTGTTCATAATCTGTATAAACTATCACTTTGTTTATACTGTATGTTGAATAAGATAACATGTTTCTCCGATGTCAGCATTGCACAATCGGTGGTTACTGGAGCAAACTCGTGAACTGGGTATCCACACTTTCTCTGTTTCCATTAATCTGATAGCCTTACTGATGTTATAATGTTCTTTCAAGGTCCTATAGAAAGAATCAAGTGTTACTCGCGCAGAGCGAGCGCTACAGCAGCTCATTAAAATATATGGTCAGGTTTCCCAGGAAATTACTTCACAACTAATCTGATATAATCATACTGAATGGAGTAAAATGCTTTTAAGAGATATCACCATATATATTTCAAACAGCCACTAAAATGTTATTTATCTCGTCTCTCTTTTTTACAgtgaacttggtggcgattgtgattctctCCCGAAGAAACTGCggcctttccaaatgtatttctgtttatatggtgtccatggcaacagcagatctcctggttcTGATCATCAATGTCATGGTGTATCGTATTTTTAGTTATCactttccactttcattcctgtcttacactCCAGTGTGTAGGATTATTATATACATGACAACTATCACctttgatttgtctgtttggttcacagtctccttcacatttgaccgttttGTAGCTGTCTGCTTCCAGAAGTTTAAAGCAAGATATTGCACAGCAAGAAGTGCAGGCGTGGTTATAACAGTGTTCTGTTTCTTGTGTTTTGTCAAGAACATTCTCTTTTTATTTGCATACGAACCTCAGcaaataattaacaaggtgcagttgGGCTGTCGGGCAAGTGTGGAATTTTTTTCTTCACCACTTGGTACAGCGTGTGTCTGGTTTCACAGCGCCTGGCTcgtttggcttccttttactttaattgtctcatttaattgttcaaccattggacgtattttagtggccaatagAATCCACAGGAAACTCCGAGGTAACAGGAGTGAGAATCtcagtgattcagaaatggagaaccgcaggaaatccattattttattgttcactgtatcgggcagttttatactgttgtggttgaCAGCTGCCGTGAGTTTTGTGTTGACCAGACTAACCGACACTAATAATTACAGTGGTGACCGCAGGGCTCCCGAATATATCGCCTATGAAACCGGAACTTGCCTTAAAAATTTGAGTTGTATTCAAAACCCATGTATTTATGTAGtgacccagagaaaattcagagaagagctgaagaatgtgttgaaatctcCCCAGGCAGTACTTTTGAAATTAGTTAGAAAATGCAGATAAAATTACAGAAAGCCTGTTCACATCTGAAGCTCAATTTCAACACATTTCCTACCGTACAAGATCCTTCTTTTCGGAAATTTGAAAATTAGATGAGCTCTTTTGCGCACTGTTCTTCCATTTTGTAGCATACGTTTTATTCTTTCATTACATTCTTTCTTCACCCATCATTCATTGAGTAAACATCACTTATTCCTGTAAATTCAGCACATTTCAAGTTCACGTTTCAAAGATAACAATGATGGATTTCAGCAGTGGCGTCATGCATGTGGGTAACAGAGGGAACCACCTTAGTTTCGAAATACTGGTATTGGGTACACAAGATAAATTAATCAGTA harbors:
- the LOC137345310 gene encoding probable G-protein coupled receptor 139, whose amino-acid sequence is MGKPAILLMKDIYYPLLASLGVLVNLVAIVILSRRNCGLSKCISVYMVSMATADLLVLIINVMVYRIFSYHFPLSFLSYTPVCRIIIYMTTITFDLSVWFTVSFTFDRFVAVCFQKFKARYCTARSAGVVITVFCFLCFVKNILFLFAYEPQQIINKVQLGCRASVEFFSSPLGTACVWFHSAWLVWLPFTLIVSFNCSTIGRILVANRIHRKLRGNRSENLSDSEMENRRKSIILLFTVSGSFILLWLTAAVSFVLTRLTDTNNYSGDRRAPEYIAYETGTCLKNLSCIQNPCIYVVTQRKFREELKNVLKSPQAVLLKLVRKCR